The Thalassotalea sp. LPB0316 nucleotide sequence CGTTTTTGCCTTTGATTACGCTATTTTCAAGGTACTGAACCGGATAAGAATCTTCGGTCACGATCCGTAAATTAGTCGCACTAGCGGACAGCGAGCAAAAAAAGACCAATAAAAGTGCATTTAACGCTCGATGCCAACCACCTTTACAAGTTATTAATTTTTCGAGGGTTTTAACAATATTGAAATTCATCATTTCGCTACTACCAAATACGAAAAAGCCAGCAATTAAGCTGGCTCTTAGATAACGCTTTGATTTATTGACGCTTCATCGAGTCGAAGAATTCATCATTGGTTTTGGTCATTGCCAACTTATCAATAAGGAATTCCATTGCATCAATTTCACCCATTTCATGAACGATTTTGCGCAATATCCACATTTTTTGTAGTTCGTCAGGTTTAGTCAATAATTCTTCGCGACGCGTGCCACTGCGGTTAATGTGGATAGCAGGGAATACGCGCTTCTCTGCAATTTTACGAGAAAGGTGTAGTTCCATATTACCTGTACCTTTAAACTCCTCGTAAATCACTTCATCCATTTTTGAACCGGTTTCAATTAGCGCTGTTGCGATAATCGTTAAGCTACCACCTTCTTCAATATTACGCGCAGCACCAAAGAAACGCTTCGGACGGTGTAAAGCGTTAGCGTCAACACCACCGGTTAAAATTTTACCCGATGAAGGAATAACTGTGTTGTAGGCACGGGCTAAACGGGTAATAGAATCTAATAAGATAACCACATCTTTTTTGTGTTCAGTTAAACGCTTAGCTTTTTCAATAACCATTTCAGCTACTTGCACGTGACGACTCGCTGGCTCGTCAAAAGTAGATGCAACAACTTCACCTTTAACTAGGCGTTGCATTTCAGTCACTTCTTCCGGACGCTCGTCAATCAGTAACACCATTAACTCACACTCTGGGTGGTTATAGGCAATACTTTGGGCAATGTTCTGTAAAAGTAAGGTTTTACCCGCTTTTGGTGGCGCAACAATCAAGCCGCGCTGACCTTTACCGATAGGTGATGCTAAGTCTAAAACGCGTGCGGTAATATCTTCAGTTGAACCGTTACCGCGCTCCATGCCTAAGCGTTCATTGGCGTGAATAGGTGTTAAGTTTTCAAATAAGATTTTATTGCGAGAGTTTTCTGGGCGGTCGAAGTTAACTTCATTAACTTTTAATAGGGCAAAGTAACGCTCGCCGTCTTTAGGTGGACGAATTTTACCTTGAATAGTATCACCGGTGCGCAAACTAAAGCGGCGAATCTGACTCGGTGAGACATAAATATCATCAGGCCCTGCTAAGTATGATGAATCTGCCGAGCGTAAAAAACCAAAACCATCTTGTAAAATCTCAAGTACACCACCACCGAAAATGTCTTCACCGCTTTTAGCGTGAGCTTTTAAAATGGCGAAAATAATATCTTGTTTGCGGTGTCTAGCTAAATGCTCAAGTTTCATTGATTCAGCAAGTTGCACCAATTCATTAATCGATTTTTCTTTAAGTTCGGTAAGATTCATAGTGAGAGTACTTAAAAATATTTAATATGTTTGATGGCCTGACGGAGCAGGTTCACAATATTATAGAAAGTGTTTTTGGTTGATATGTAAACTTCGTTTGAATGCTAAACTTAGCATTAATTTTCGAATAGGTAAAGAAAGTGGCGTTTCTTTCTAAATTTTCTTGTGTTAAATCAGCCTAAATAACAAAAAAGCCCTAAAAAGGGCTTTTCTATCTTATCGCTTATAAGTTGTTATCTAAAAACTCTTTCAATTGAGTTTTCGATAAAGCACCTACTTTGGTGTCAGCTACATTACCGTCTTTAAATAACAATAATGTTGGGATACCGCGGATGCCGTATTTTGGTGGCGTGCCCGCATTTTGGTCGATGTTTAATTTAGCTACCGTTACTTTGCCGTCGTATTCTTCAGCAATGTCGTTTAATAGCGGGGCGATCATTTTACATGGACCACACCATTCAGCCCAAAAATCAACAAGTACAGGACCAGATGCATTAATGACATCTGCTTCAAAACTATCATCTGTTAGCTGAACAATCTTATCGCTCATTATTTTCTCCGTTGTATGTGGCCTAACTGCCTGATGGTGGAAGAGTATAACGCTATCTTCCACAGATACCAAATCACCCTTTTTTATATCTAATACCAACCGTTATTAAAATTCGATCAATGCAACGCACTTTATCACGCAAAAGAGGGTAAAAATCTTGCTTAACACCTATATAAGGGCGCAAGAAACAATAATCAATAGTTTTTTATTAACTGCTTACCTGTTAAGCTAGCAGCCATGAAAAAAACACACTTATCAGATAAAAAGTTTGCCGACTTAAACCTGGATCCAAAGGTAGTGGCCGGTTTACATGCCATGGGCTTTGAACAATGCACCTCAATTCAGGCAAAATCGTTGCCAGTATTAATTGAAGGTAAAGACATTGCAGGCCAAGCACAAACAGGTGAAGGTAAAACAATTGCCTTTTTAGCCGCCACGTTCCATCGCTTGATGCAGTCAGAACGACCGAACAATAATAATCCTCGCGCGATTATTATGGCGCCAACTCGAGAACTTGCGATTCAAATCCAGAAAGACGCTATTGAAATGGCGAAAAGCACAGGTTTGCGCGTAGGCGTTGTCTACGGTGGTGAAGGTTACGACTCGCAACGAGAAACGCTCGAAAAGGGTGTTGATATTCTGATTGGCACCTGTGGTCGCTTAATCGATTACCTAAAGCAGGGTATTTACCAATTAAACAATATTGAAGCGGTTGTGCTAGACGAAGCCGACCGAATGTTTGATTTAGGCTTTATTAAAGACATTCGTTACTTGTTTAGACGCATGCCTGAAGCGAAAGAGCGCTTAAACATGTTGTTCTCTGCCACCTTGTCATTCCGGGTAAAAGAACTTGCCTTTGAGCACATGAACGATCCGGTCAGTGTTGAAATTGAGCCAGAGCAAAAAACCAACCTGCGCATTTCAGAAGAGCTATTTTATCCATCGAACGAAGATAAAATGACCTTACTTCAAACACTGATCGAAGAAGAGTGGCCAGAAAAAGCGATTATTTTTGCCAACACCAAACACTCATGTGAAAACGTCTACAATTACCTTGTTGCCGACAAACACCGCGTAGGCCTATTAACAGGTGATATCCCACAAAAGAAACGCTTAAACATTTTAGAGAGTTTCAAAAAGGGTAACTTAGATATTTTAGTGGCAACCGACGTTGCTGCCCGTGGTTTACATATTCCGTCGGTAAGTCACGTGTTTAATTACGACTTACCCGATGATTGCGAAGACTACGTTCACCGCATTGGCCGTACTGGTCGCGCGGGAGCGACGGGGCATGCGATTAGCTTAGCTTGTGAGGAATATGTTTTTAACTTGCCGGCGATCGAAAACTATATCGAGCACACCTTACCTGTTAGTAAATACGATCCCGATGCTTTATTGACCGACTTGCCTAAACCAAAACCTAGACAACGTCGTCATAAACCACATAATGGCGGACAAAACCGTACAAAAACCTCGTATAACAAACAACGTAGAAATTAACGCTTATGACATCACCTTTGTACGCTGTTATTGATTTAGGCTCAAACAGCTTTCATATGCTCATTACCCGCCAACTGGCTGACAGCGTACAAATTGTTGATAAAATTAAGCGTAAAGTGCGTTTGGCCAGTGGCCTTAACACTGACAATATGTTGAGTGATGAAGCAATTGAGCGCGGTTTAGAGTGCATGCGCTTTTTCGCGGAGCGATTACAAGACTTTCCCAAACAAAACATTCGAGTTGTCGCTACAGCGACTTTAAGACTCGCGAAAAACCGCGATGTTTTTATCGAACAAGCCAACCAAATTTTGGGGCATAATATTCAATTATTATCAGGGGTTGAAGAAGCCAAAACGATTTATAAGGGCGTGGCTTATACTTCCAATATCCAAGGTAATAAATTAGTTTTCGATATTGGTGGTGCCAGTACTGAAATTATCATTGGTGAAAATGTTGAGCCACTCAAAGCAATGAGCTTAGATATCGGCTGTGTTACCTTCAACCAAACATTTTTCAACGCTGGCGCATTAACGCTAAGCGCCTTTGAACTGGCTACAGCACAAGCCAAATTACATATCAATAGCGTGATCAGCGAATACCAAGGGTTAACCTTTGATGTTGTGCTTGGCGGTTCGGGAACCATGCAAGCGTTGGCTGAAATTTTAATGCATCAGCAAAAACCTACCCTCATCGATTACGAGTTTTTATGTGCGATTAAACAGCAACTCATCGCCTGCAAAACCATTGATGCGATTAGTATTGGCGGTTTAGACGGGGAGCGTATTCCAGTTTTTGCCAGTGGCCTTGCGATTTTAATCGCATTATTTGAAGTGTTTGAAGTTAAGACCTTGCGTTTGTCATCAGGCGCGCTGCGTGAAGGTTTGCTTTACGATATGTTACCAAGTGCAAAAACGGTTGACATAGCGGCCTTAACCATTAATTCGATGATGGTGAAATATCACGTTGAACAGCAACAAAGTGAGCGGGTTACCAGTATTGCTCAGCAACTTTTTAATGGCTGTGTTGATCACTGGCCAGCCATTGTCAATGATGATTATTTTGTCGTTAATGCGGCTTGCCAACTACACGAAATCGGTTTGCTGATCGACTTCAAGAACCAACAAAAGCACGGCGCCTATATTGTTAATAACAGCCAAATGCTAGGCTTTGATCAAAGTCAAAAGCAAACGCTTGCCATGCTCATTGCCCAACAAAAATCTGACATTGATTTACAATATTTGGCCAGCCAGCTGTTACCGCTAAACACCTGTGCATCGCTACTCGCAATTGTCCGCCTTGCGATTTTACTGGCAAGCAGACGTCACGACAAACATCTACCAACACTCACATTAATTAGTGATGTCGATAGCCTAACGCTAGGGTTTGAACACGCTTGGTTAGCTAGCCATCCGCTGATTGCAGATGAATTAAGACAAGAAGTAAAACAGTTTGGCAAACTAGGTATTAAGCTGAACGTTAATACCTAGCGCAATCCATAAGACGGCATTAAGCCTTACTTGTCTTCTGTTAACCAGTATGCCACTTGCTTGGCAAAATAAGTCAATATACCATCGGCACCCGCGCGTTTAAATGCTAATAAACCTTCCATGACGCAAGGTCTTTCAGCTAACCAACCGTTTTGAATTGCAGCCATGTGCATAGCATATTCACCACTGACTTGATATGCATAGGTTGGCACTTGGAAGTTATCTTTAACACGACGCACTATATCTAAATAGGGCATGCCTGGCTTAACCATCACCATATCAGCGCCTTCGTGAATGTCTTGAGCGATTTCGTGTAGCGCTTCATCGCTGTTTGCCGGATCCATTTGATAAGAGTATTTGTTACCGCCTTTAATATTGCCAGCAGAGCCAACCGCATCTCTAAATGGGCCATAGTAGTTTGACGCATATTTTGCTGAGTACGCTAAAATACGGGTGTTAACAAAGCCGTGCGCTTCAAGTTCTTCGCGAATAGCGCCAACGCGACCATCCATCATGTCTGACGGTGCAACGACATCTGCGCCGGCTTGTGCGTGCGATAAGGCCTGTTTTACAAGAATGTCTTTCGTCACTTCATTTAACACGTAGCCGTTATCGTCGATAATGCCGTCTTGACCATGAGTGGTAAAGGGATCTAAGGCGACATCGGTAATAACACCAAGTTCTGGAAATTTCGCTTTGAGCGCGCGAACAGCACGTTGAGCAAGACCATCAGGGTTGTATGCTTCTTCTGCCATCAACGATTTTTTATCTGCTGGTGTGACCGGAAATAACGCAATCGCAGGTACGCCCAAATCAACTAATTCTTGTGCTTCTTCGAGCAACAAGTCGATGCTTTTACGCTCAACACCTGGCATTGATTCAACCGACTCACGTTGGTTTTCACCTTCTAACACAAACACGGGGTAAATTAAGTCATTAACCGTCAATTGGTTTTCTGACATCAAACGGCGAGAAAAATCATCAGCTCTCATTCGTCGCATACGACGTGCTGGGTATTGTCCAAAACTCTTTGTCATTGTGTTCTACTTTTCTAAATTAATCGGCAAATATTGAACCTGATTTCGGCCCTCGTTCTTTGCCCGATACAGTGCTTTATCAGCACAACTAAATAAGGTTTCTACTGTAGCAAAAGATTCTTGTCGGTAGGTTGAAATACCGCAACTTATCGTTAAGTTGATTTCGTTCTCTGCTAGCGTAATCGGGTGTTCTTCTACTTGCTTGCGCAACTTTTCCGCAATTGCCATCGCACCTTGTTCATCGGTTTCAGGCAATATAATACAAAACTCTTCACCGCCATAACGACACGCGATATCGGTGCTGCGTTGGGTTGTCAGCTTGATCAGTGAGGCGACAGCAATCAAACTTTTGTCACCGCCTAAATGACCAAAATTATCATTGACTTGCTTAAAGTGATCAATGTCGATCAGCAATAAACTCAACGGCGTTAAATTTCGCTTGCTACGTCTAAATTCCGCCAGTATTTTTTGATCGTAAAAACGACGATTATACAAGCTCGTTAGCTCGTCCGTCGTGTTTGTTCGCTCTAACTCTTGGTTTGCTTGCTCGAGTTCTTGCAACGCTATATTAAGTTCAAAGGTTCGCTCTTGTACCCTAGATTCTAACTCTTCTTGGGTGGTATTTTGTAAGGCAAGGAGTTCTTCTTGTGCTTTTCTTGTTGCATTGGCCTGCGCTAACGCCTGTCTTTGCGCTAACTGCTTGTCTTGAATTTGGTGGTAATACTGTTTACTCAGCAAAAACACCACCAAAATATTATGCAACCAAAAGCCGACAAACATCAGGGTATGTGACTGCTCAAACCAATAGTAATTGTAGCTGTAATAATAGAGCACGCCCAAGCAAAGTTGAATTGCCGAGATAATGGTAAACGCTAACGATAACCGAACCTTGCGCTGATAGAGCTGCCAACCAATGACAACAATGGCGCCGGTAACAATAAAATGCATCAAACTTGAAATTGCGCTGTTAATACGAGTATCAATAAGCAAGCTCAATGGAATATAAACTACCAAAATTAAGCCAACGGTTTTTAAGATTCGATGGGCACGCGGTAATCGCTGACGTAAATTAAACAGGTTTTCAATAAACAAAAAGTAAAAAATTACGGAAATAGCACCTAAAATAGGAGACTCTACTGAGCGCAACTCAGGATATTCGGGGAAGAAAAAATAGAGGTTGTACCCCATAGTCGTGGTTAACAACAAAGTACGAGTAACAAAAAACGCAAATAGCCATAACAGTGGCCCATTGCCGGTACCAAAGTACAACAACAAAGCAGCGATTGATAAACACAACATACCGCCAATGGCAAAACCTTGAGTAAATTGAGCGTCAAACGATGCTTCGACAAATGCCGACTCTTTACTGAGCTTGATCTGAACCAACTCAGGCCAATCAGCTTCAATCGCTAAGTATACCGTCGAACGGCCAAATGCCGTTAACGGCATCGATATCGACCAAGTATCATTATTGAGTAAACTCACCGATAACGCTTTTGGGTCTAGGCGTTTATCAACGTAAAATGCTTTGATGTTTTGCAGTGCATGGCGATTAGCTATATTGATAAAGGCAGTTGCGGCATCTTCGTGGTGATTGGCAACTTCAAATCGAAGCCAATTTTTACCTTCGGCCAAGCGGATATAGTTAGCATTGTCGACTTGGCTATCTTGCCAAGCACTTGCCGGTGCAGCCAAGACGGCCGATACTGAAGACACCGCTAATGACTGCATACGCAGCGCTTGATACTCGGTGACAACAAACGTTGTCGACTTTTCTTTGAAGCCGTAAACGGTTTGGCCATTAGTTGCCAAGCTTGTTAACAATAACCAGCAAAGCAAGGCCAACCTAGCCATGACAGCTCCCTAACTTAAACACGCGAGCCGCATTGTTTTGGCTGTGTTCAATAATGACTTGTTCACTCTCACCATATAACTGCGCTAGGGTGCTAACGACAAAACCGAGGTAACTTGGCTCGTTGCGGCTCGATTTAGGTTTTGGCCGAATCGTACGAGGGGTTAGATACGGCGCATCCGTTTCAATCATTAACCGCTCAAGTGGGATCAGTGGCACGATAGATTGGAGCGCTTGGCCTCGGCGTTCATCGCAAACCCAACCAGTAATACCAATATACATGTCATGCGCTAAACAAGTTTCTAACTCTTGTTGGTTGCCAGTAAAACAATGAGAAACCATTGCTGGTACTTTACCCAAATAAGGTTTAAGACAGCCAAACCATGTGTCAAATGCATCGCGCTGGTGCAAAAACAGCGGTTTTTGTAATTCACTGGCGAGCGCTATTTGCGCCTCAAAAACCCGTTGTTGATTCGCCGGTGTTGAAAAATTGCGATTAAAATCAAGGCCGCATTCGCCAATAGCTTTAACACAAGCATGTGATGTCGTTAATAATCGCAATTGCTCGATAAAGTCATCACTCACGTGATCAGCGTCATGTGGATGAACACCACATGTACTAGATAAAAAATCGGGGTATTGTTGGCATAGCGCAACAGCTTGACTACTTTCAGCAACACTCGTTCCCGTGACCAAGCAATGCTTAACACCAGCTAATTGAGCGCGATCAATTACCTCAGGTAAGTCTTTACTAAAGCGACTATTGGTTAAGTTAACCCCGATATCAATCAAGTACTTACTTCACTCTTTTTACACGAATCTTACGGTTGTAACCGACT carries:
- the rho gene encoding transcription termination factor Rho encodes the protein MNLTELKEKSINELVQLAESMKLEHLARHRKQDIIFAILKAHAKSGEDIFGGGVLEILQDGFGFLRSADSSYLAGPDDIYVSPSQIRRFSLRTGDTIQGKIRPPKDGERYFALLKVNEVNFDRPENSRNKILFENLTPIHANERLGMERGNGSTEDITARVLDLASPIGKGQRGLIVAPPKAGKTLLLQNIAQSIAYNHPECELMVLLIDERPEEVTEMQRLVKGEVVASTFDEPASRHVQVAEMVIEKAKRLTEHKKDVVILLDSITRLARAYNTVIPSSGKILTGGVDANALHRPKRFFGAARNIEEGGSLTIIATALIETGSKMDEVIYEEFKGTGNMELHLSRKIAEKRVFPAIHINRSGTRREELLTKPDELQKMWILRKIVHEMGEIDAMEFLIDKLAMTKTNDEFFDSMKRQ
- the trxA gene encoding thioredoxin TrxA, translating into MSDKIVQLTDDSFEADVINASGPVLVDFWAEWCGPCKMIAPLLNDIAEEYDGKVTVAKLNIDQNAGTPPKYGIRGIPTLLLFKDGNVADTKVGALSKTQLKEFLDNNL
- the rhlB gene encoding ATP-dependent RNA helicase RhlB, with the translated sequence MKKTHLSDKKFADLNLDPKVVAGLHAMGFEQCTSIQAKSLPVLIEGKDIAGQAQTGEGKTIAFLAATFHRLMQSERPNNNNPRAIIMAPTRELAIQIQKDAIEMAKSTGLRVGVVYGGEGYDSQRETLEKGVDILIGTCGRLIDYLKQGIYQLNNIEAVVLDEADRMFDLGFIKDIRYLFRRMPEAKERLNMLFSATLSFRVKELAFEHMNDPVSVEIEPEQKTNLRISEELFYPSNEDKMTLLQTLIEEEWPEKAIIFANTKHSCENVYNYLVADKHRVGLLTGDIPQKKRLNILESFKKGNLDILVATDVAARGLHIPSVSHVFNYDLPDDCEDYVHRIGRTGRAGATGHAISLACEEYVFNLPAIENYIEHTLPVSKYDPDALLTDLPKPKPRQRRHKPHNGGQNRTKTSYNKQRRN
- a CDS encoding guanosine-5'-triphosphate,3'-diphosphate pyrophosphatase; its protein translation is MTSPLYAVIDLGSNSFHMLITRQLADSVQIVDKIKRKVRLASGLNTDNMLSDEAIERGLECMRFFAERLQDFPKQNIRVVATATLRLAKNRDVFIEQANQILGHNIQLLSGVEEAKTIYKGVAYTSNIQGNKLVFDIGGASTEIIIGENVEPLKAMSLDIGCVTFNQTFFNAGALTLSAFELATAQAKLHINSVISEYQGLTFDVVLGGSGTMQALAEILMHQQKPTLIDYEFLCAIKQQLIACKTIDAISIGGLDGERIPVFASGLAILIALFEVFEVKTLRLSSGALREGLLYDMLPSAKTVDIAALTINSMMVKYHVEQQQSERVTSIAQQLFNGCVDHWPAIVNDDYFVVNAACQLHEIGLLIDFKNQQKHGAYIVNNSQMLGFDQSQKQTLAMLIAQQKSDIDLQYLASQLLPLNTCASLLAIVRLAILLASRRHDKHLPTLTLISDVDSLTLGFEHAWLASHPLIADELRQEVKQFGKLGIKLNVNT
- the hemB gene encoding porphobilinogen synthase, encoding MTKSFGQYPARRMRRMRADDFSRRLMSENQLTVNDLIYPVFVLEGENQRESVESMPGVERKSIDLLLEEAQELVDLGVPAIALFPVTPADKKSLMAEEAYNPDGLAQRAVRALKAKFPELGVITDVALDPFTTHGQDGIIDDNGYVLNEVTKDILVKQALSHAQAGADVVAPSDMMDGRVGAIREELEAHGFVNTRILAYSAKYASNYYGPFRDAVGSAGNIKGGNKYSYQMDPANSDEALHEIAQDIHEGADMVMVKPGMPYLDIVRRVKDNFQVPTYAYQVSGEYAMHMAAIQNGWLAERPCVMEGLLAFKRAGADGILTYFAKQVAYWLTEDK
- a CDS encoding diguanylate cyclase; translation: MARLALLCWLLLTSLATNGQTVYGFKEKSTTFVVTEYQALRMQSLAVSSVSAVLAAPASAWQDSQVDNANYIRLAEGKNWLRFEVANHHEDAATAFINIANRHALQNIKAFYVDKRLDPKALSVSLLNNDTWSISMPLTAFGRSTVYLAIEADWPELVQIKLSKESAFVEASFDAQFTQGFAIGGMLCLSIAALLLYFGTGNGPLLWLFAFFVTRTLLLTTTMGYNLYFFFPEYPELRSVESPILGAISVIFYFLFIENLFNLRQRLPRAHRILKTVGLILVVYIPLSLLIDTRINSAISSLMHFIVTGAIVVIGWQLYQRKVRLSLAFTIISAIQLCLGVLYYYSYNYYWFEQSHTLMFVGFWLHNILVVFLLSKQYYHQIQDKQLAQRQALAQANATRKAQEELLALQNTTQEELESRVQERTFELNIALQELEQANQELERTNTTDELTSLYNRRFYDQKILAEFRRSKRNLTPLSLLLIDIDHFKQVNDNFGHLGGDKSLIAVASLIKLTTQRSTDIACRYGGEEFCIILPETDEQGAMAIAEKLRKQVEEHPITLAENEINLTISCGISTYRQESFATVETLFSCADKALYRAKNEGRNQVQYLPINLEK
- a CDS encoding TatD family hydrolase — translated: MIDIGVNLTNSRFSKDLPEVIDRAQLAGVKHCLVTGTSVAESSQAVALCQQYPDFLSSTCGVHPHDADHVSDDFIEQLRLLTTSHACVKAIGECGLDFNRNFSTPANQQRVFEAQIALASELQKPLFLHQRDAFDTWFGCLKPYLGKVPAMVSHCFTGNQQELETCLAHDMYIGITGWVCDERRGQALQSIVPLIPLERLMIETDAPYLTPRTIRPKPKSSRNEPSYLGFVVSTLAQLYGESEQVIIEHSQNNAARVFKLGSCHG